In Rhizophagus irregularis chromosome 24, complete sequence, the sequence attttttagtacgATTATATTGTCCTATTCTCCATAAATGCACGCACGTGACTTTCTGAACCTTCCgaacttatataataatgcgCAGTGCGCACAGTTTGATTAACATCTCGCATTCTCACTATgcctaaaaaaaacatttctttatCAGATATTCAGAAATATGAGCTTTGTCTTTATGCTCGTGATAACAAGAAAACTCGAACTCAGTATGTGGACTGGGTTGAACAAAAGTGGGGGGTCAGAGTTAATAAATCTACAATTACAAGAACCTTGCAAAGTAAAGAGAAACGACTTACCACAGAACTTGCAAATCCAGAAGCAAAACGTCATAAACCTGTTGCTGTTCCGGAATTTGAACTTGCCCTAAAAGAATTTGTTTTATGTTATCAgcataaaacaattttaagtGATGCTATATTAATTGAGAAGGCTAAATTACTAGCCAATGAACTGGAAGTTCCTCAAGGAATATTACaagttaaacatttttttttaataatttatatttaataatttattataatgtttgTTTGAtcactattttattatttatttatagttttccAACGGATGGTTCCAAAAATTTAAGGAGCGTAACAGTATTCGTCAAGCAAAGCTTCATGGAGAGGCAAATTCTGCTGATGAAAATGCTATTGCTGAAGCTCTAcctttattacaaaataaatgtGCAGAATATCCTCCTGATCGTATTTACAATATGGATGAGACAAGGCTTTTTTATCGGTaggtatttaatatttatatgttatatttgtaatctcttctcattattaataactaataCATATTCTTTTAGGTTAGAACCAGACCGAACATTAGCTACAAAGCGGCTTTCTGGACGTAAAAAAAGTAAGGAACAGCTATCAGTTGCTTTATATGCAAATGCTGATGGATCACATAAGCTGCCTCCTTTAATAATTGGTAAATATGCAAATCCGCGATgctttaaaaatgttaatattggCAATTTGCCAATGTCCTATCGGAATAATGCTAAAGCTTGGATGTTAGCAACCATTTTTCAAGAGTGGCTTCAGGAATTTGATTATCAAGTTGGCATAAAACATGATAAACAGCGTGTTTTGCTGCTTCTTGATAATTGTACAAgccataaaataaataatttagttctTGAAAATGTTGAAGTTTATTTTTTGCCACCTAATACGACTTCAAAACTTCAACCAATGAATTCTGGAATAATTATGTCTTTTAAAAAGCATTATCGGCATCACCACATCTGGTAAGTTGGGTTTTTTCAAATCTACtatattgcaaatttaatatacatattttattttagatggATATTAGAACAAGTTGAAGCAGGCCAGCTTATACAGGATTTAAAAACGAATGTTTTGCAAGcaattcaatatattattcaagGTTGGAATGAAGTTACGGCTGATACCATCAAAAATTGTTGGAATCATGTCAAAATCCTTTCAGATGCTATTCCTAgagataatgatgaaaattatgaTTCAAATATTGACAGTGAACTTAATAGAGCAATTGAAGCTCTTCATTTATCCGACATGATGCAAGTGAAAGAATTTCTAACTATTCCTGAAGAAGATGTAATATatgaatttcttaatatttcagaattCGAAGATATGTTTAAAAGTGGGACTACAGATCATCCAGATGAAGTAGATGATAATTCTGAAATGGAAATCATTCATATCAATGAAGCATTACGAAGCTTGAAAACtgtaaatttgtttttacttCAACAAGAAAATGCAGGTGAACAGATAAAATTAGTGGGTAAAATTgagaaatttattagaaaaaggaaattcaatTCAATGCAGCAGACTACTATAGATCAATATTTCGtataaatgttttaattttataatgataatagttttaattttgtagtttttagtaataattcataataaataaatgtgacgttacaactttatataaaaatcacgtgatatatgtAATTCTATAATTGCACACCCTCTCTAATTGCACGCTTACGCTCAGTTCCGAGGGTGTGCAATTATGgaggtttgactgtattatGGTTTAGGGGCCGGCGTGATTCCTCCCTTTAAACGAGATCTACTCCATTATCTTTTAttagtttcattttttacttCCCTTTCTCACgtattactttataaaaatataataaagattttactttgattttttaaacgtGTTGTGTTTTACAAGtgactaatatttattaattacattcggataatttcttaatgccgTAATACAAATAACTAAATGCATACGAGTTGtttgaaactaaaaaaaaataaaaataagaaaaagcGTTTTCAAATAACGTGttctccaaaaaaaaaaacaaacaaggatttcaaaaaaaaagaacctacaaaaaaaatatttgaaagcCAAAAACCATGAGATTTTActaagaatatatatataaatagcgAATACCGATGTTAATAGAAAAAGTCATTACCGTTACTATTCAGTTGGTTCCTGGTCTATAAATCCCAATGCAAATGCATTATCCGAATTGGTAGTAATGTATTTAAATACAACATAATATATGCTTCCTGAACTAGGTACTTCTTTCCAAGACCGCCTTCTACTCCGCTTGACATTGTCAACAAAAATGGCATCTACCAATACATCACCTTTACGATCAACTCGCCAGAGTTCCGATACAGTTACTCCAGGTAGAGCAACTGCGGAtgtataattaacaaaaatttgggTGGAAGCTCCAGTAAATTTTTGTGTCGTAAAACTAACTAATATTTGATCGGAAGAGTTAAATTTGTATGGTAGTGGTAGAGTTTGTTGACCTGAAACAAAAGAACAAAGAACAAGAATAGTGTAGGTAATTAAGAACCAAGGAGTGAGTTTTTTTGCCATTGTTTGATTGATCGTTTAATTGAAGAGAACTATCTTGTAATAAGAAGtggagaaaaagaaaattggttgttttatataacagataatgaaattattcatAGACTATTTTTGAGGCTTAGTAAGGGCCCACTTGGAGGCAAATTTCTTGGTCTTGTAATTGGGGCTGAAATTCGTTTTCGTCATTTTATAAGCATCATAGGGATATTACGCAATTTGTAGAAGCTTGTTGCTTGTTGATTATAGTAAGTTTTGATGTTATTCTCTTCTTGTGAGATTTCTTTGCGGATAAAAACCGGAAATATCTGGATAAAGACCGCAATCcagatatataaaaattcgtggcacttatttaattaaacttgTGGCATTCATTTAAGTAAGTCCGtagcatttattaaataaattcgtggcaattatttagttaaatcGTGGCATTTATTTGTtacttttgtttattaaattcgtGGCATTTTGTTTTCGTTTTCTATTAACATAGCATCGCTGTAAAAAAAACAGATCATTTAAAATGTTATTCTACAGTTGCTAAGCGCTCTACATGCATTAATATgcattactaataaaaaatactgtatttcttattattcttCTAAACTATTTCTTGCTTTTATGTGACATGATTTAAATGAGCAACGCATGAGCTGTGAATAAATTAGCGTCGTAATTATATAAACCGATTTCATCTAATGTATTAATATACCCCTAatatttctttcataaaatCCTTGAACTGTAGCTTTCTTAATATTCCCACCTAATTCAAATTGGTTTGACGCTTCGGATTGGGCAACCACACTCCGTTGATCTGAATCATCTAAACTGTTAGGATTTGACCTGCTGAtgaataaagaataatgatGGTAGCTTAGTTACTGCGCGCGCAAAATCTGATTGGCCGATCATCTCTTACGAGAAGGTTGCGAGGAAGTGCTGGGAACTGATTGGGAGCTAGGGAGATCTCACGTGATACTAATTTTTCGCCTCTCTGCCACCACAAAAGTGACGacatgaatttaaaaaaaaactctaatCCTGTCTCTCATCTGAGTCAACCGCATCAGCACCACtgtgattattatttatagtgaCATTGATGACATTGGCGCTTTGGGAAAAAGAAGGGATAGTTGGGGTTACGGGTCTGGAAATATTAGGCGTTTCGACGGTTGATGGTGTTTCGGCAGGGCTGGAACCGCTTGATTTTGCGGGTGATGATATTGATTTAGGTGCCGAGTGTCTTGGTATCTTTGACGGTTGGGTTCTTCTTAGTATTCTCGATCTCGACGGCTCCTTAACTCTTGAAAATAATTCCGGGAAAGTTTCTGGAGTAGAAACTATTAAGGATGCTTCTTGTGATGTTGATGGGGTCGGTTCCAGAGGAACCCTCTCAGGCGAGGGACCAGGCTCACTTGTTCCATCTAATCTTCTAACACTTGCGTTGTGAAAGGTAATTCTAgcgaaaattaaaatagattggtattaattaaatatttgggaACTCCCACTCCACTTCTCACGTAATTACCAGGTTTCAGCCAAAACTCCGTAGAAAATTCCTCATAAAGCTCTTCCCAATTAAACTCCTTTTTTTCCCACCGcctctaaatttttttgccGTCTAATAATAATGAGTATATTGTAATATCAGCCAGACCCCTTATAAACTTCAAGTAAGCTACAGCTTCCTAGCAATGTCTTCCCAAAATAGgcgtttctttttatttggaGTGGAATGAAACTCagcatttctttcttttctttcgtcAACGGGGAAGCGGACTGGGTATTATTCCACTCGAGAGAAGACGATGACATTTTCACATAGTGGAAGACGGGGCGTGGGAGAGATCCactattttatggaaaaaaaaacgagTGAGTGATTAATACAATGATAATACCGGTGGCTTAGATGATTAGCCGATCATCTCGTGATTTGAGAAACAACTCTACAGGGCGGACATGCTTATTATcactttgccgatcatttgccgatcacatatactgtatattgatTATCACGTTTATTTTGAAGCTCCAAGCAAAATCATATTTGCTAGAAAAATtgtactaattattttatttggtagTTTAGGATAAccaaaatatactataaaattattgtggaaaaaaagataaagttaGCTTTGAGccgaaatttttaataattatccCTTAAACCGTAAGCAATTGCAGGTAAATTTGCCCgcaattttaccaaatttcggctctcatctaattttatgaaaataaagcaatttaataaaatttttttccaagatagtttaaattatatattgtgcagcaattattattatttattaattatatattagaaaatcgAAAATTACCCACTGGTCAAATGttgtattttaagataatcacaatattttaaaaaactttgcaCTTAACTTTGACGATttcattgataattaattgtagCTATATAAAAGCTTAATAGAATTTGTAGAATTTGGTATGAGAAACAACTTttgttaatatgatttttgatgtttaaaagtaggattttgactttatatagaaccttaatgaaaattttatgatgcattttaattatatattcataaaaattaattttttttatctctatTTTGTctattataatgcaaaaattttataatgaaaataaaaagttataataaatattcaaatagaaaaaaaaatatggtaagaaaagtttaaattttattatataaaaattctgatactaTTTTTGCGGGTTAATTTCTcatccaattttaatgatcaactGCATATCTAACTCATACAATTTATGGCCAGAATGTAGATCAATTTGGCTGCAAAATTATGTGACaatctggccaaaattaaaaaattttttatagcgtcatttattctaatttagaaattgcgggcaaatttgcctgcaaaaTGGTTTAAGGGATAGTATTAGCCGATCATATGCCAATCATCTGCTAGTTTGACTTTGAAGCTTTGGGTGAAACCACAGATGTTTGGGtgaaacttgaaacttttatagtatattatttaggtaTTTAAGAATCCATGGCTAAAATAAAcatgaataatttttgataatcaagaagttattattaaatacatgCTTGCAATTATTGTAAGATTAATATAAGACTAATATTTGGTAAAATCTTCATGAActattttatgaattaatttattaatagtatataaataaagtaaataaaataaaaattttatacattattatgtagagtttgtaaaaaaaataaactcaatGGTATTTTTTTGTGACAATATTGAACAAATGATTAGCAAAATGATTAGCAAAATGATCAgcaatatcataataatatgaGGATGTCCGTCCTGTTTAGCATCAGGAGAGTTCTGTAGAACTGAAGTGGAACTGGAGTGTATTGcctgtaaaataatttaatcattatattaacTCAAATCTAATTAACCGAATTAGCTGGACACAAAATCAATGATATCAATTTACACATATACAAAATTAGCATAGCCGGATGTTCTATATAAATCCCAAAAAATGAACTTGATTTTAATCGAATTAACGAACTTTGACTAagccctatgaaaaaaaatcatccaatttttgtaCGATAATTGTTCAAGTCCGTGTGgaaattgtacaattattgcagatttttggataaaaatagctatgaagtttttcaaagcatattaaaagtatgcaatttttgtacaacttaaatttagaatatagaaaatgttcaatttttgtgtgatctttatacaacttaaatttaggatacagaaaacattcaatttttgtacaataaaaattgtgattattgtacaacttgaaaatagacttaaatttaggatacagAAAGCAATTTTTGAGTAATCCTACTATACTACTTTCCATTTTACCTGTATGGTTACATTTGACCACTTTTAGGGTCAAATAGACCACTTTTAACCATTACAAATAGATTTTCCTAAGTAAAGTGATTTATGCAGTaaggttacacaaatttcaactgcatatttgcttataaacggGCATCTTTCGGACCCATTAgtgaaatttttgtatcatcttgtaactaaaaaaaagtcaaaaactttttattaggttaCGCAATTAGTTCTGActggaattataatttggccagaattatgcggTAAAAATTAActcttaaattatatatgttgatcacgtgatctgatcgtcaaaataaatatgatgacgcgaaatgtttttgtttgtttttttaaccttttaacttttcttcaactttcttttaaaatatcaggtAAGAAAAACTTgtgttctttatctttttattttcctaactttttacattttaatgttactaacttgctttcttcactaacttcatactttttttttattactaacactaataatttactttttaacacactaatttgctttcttcactaacttcatacttttttattactaacactaataatttactttttaacactactaatttgctttcttcactaacttcatacttttttatttatttaatactaataatttacttacactaataatttactttcttctttgatactactaatttactttcatgttattaacatactttattttattttattttcttacaaatttttatatttatgattatatcaaatttagtatgtattttattgataaaatattgtgtatattttttatattttaagtcaataaaaattcataatttcactttataaattgcctgttattactgtaaaatttaacctataattcctaaaatatGGCCTAAAATTTGGCTCGAAATCAcacaataattgtataaattcaggtcaaaaataggataattattgaatgaatTACCATGCAATAATTGTgtgatttattgcaatttttagcaCAATTATTGTATGGTCAAATTTACAGAAATCGtagtgaatttaattgaatgatttttcaacaaaaatcacACAGACTTTTTTCATAGGGTAAATAGACTACAAATCATTATGAATCAGATATTATGTGGTATACATGATTTCGATCCAtgtaaatatactgtataaacaGTGTctcgaataaaaatgaatctgatattttattatgatatacttGTTACAAACTGCTATAAAGCTATAAATTGACAAAAACGTTATAAATCACTAAATTTGGTTCTACACCAGTAAAATGGTTAAAATTAACTACCATTCTGGTTTAAATCCTGTAGTAGTACAAGCAATAACTAATCTGTATTACAGATATAGCAATAAAACGCCAAAAATGTGGTATTTCCGAATTCGTATTCTATTTAGGAAACTTATCGAATATAGCCCAACATTCTTCTCAAagaatgaatatatttatataactaaaaaattatatgaaaatgggGAATTTAAAGCTGGAAGACgctcattttatatttattgcacTGTATATATGTGACTCATTGGTGTTTATCTGTGAAAATACCATTGAATGTACAAATAAATATCTGAATAAATGCATTGCTAAAATAGAGGAAAGGCATGTTGCATAATATAAATCTGTATTATAgaaatgaaaaagtaaaaaagcgcttaataataatgaaattggtgagatttgtaataatatttattttagatatagaAAAAGctctaaattttattgttcttgtacttcaaaagaaattaagaaaagtGTTGcatatcaattaattaatagtgcAAAAGTTATCCAACGGACTTGGAGAACTTTCAAGTTGAGACCTGAAATATAGGCAAAACAAGTTTGGAATATAGTAAGCACTAGTTAGAATAGTCCATTTCgtccaaatttcaaattgatgAATGTTAGACGAAAGTTGGTCTAAATTCAACCAATCATTGctaaaaaattgtcaaaattattatggacGATTTGCACAGTTCGCCTGCCACTTGGCAATCACAAATTGGCAAAAATTCGTTATTATCAGTAAATTCAGAAATAAaactacagtcaactccctctatagtcactcccgttatagtcacattctactatatagtcacaccagttgaatgttcaaaacactttattattaaaatctatcctatatagtcacaatctatctatagtcactatcacacctatcctcaaaaatcttatattaaaaagaaccgtttataatcacagttatataaagaatatattaaataactggcatctaataatcgtacaaagatgtaccatagcttgttagaatcgtctcactgagacgaatcgaatggtggtagttttatcctttcatgatcactggctgatgagttattcaacaaaatgttaagcatcggcattattatatttcttgatttacgtttactgcgccatttaacattttgctgaATTTCTCGGTATctagtgattataaaaagacgattaatagctcgttggaatcccctcatcaagacgaatcgaatggtggtaagatcatctctctgtgatcaatattgacggagttactacttaaaaaccatttaatattttttaatttcggaaattgatctagtgattggatttcgatgtattttataccattagatttgtcgcatcaagacgaatcgaatggtagtaagatcgtctctctaggatcaatattggcagagttattacacaaaaaccattaatatttttttaacttcggaaattaatctagtgattagattttaatgtattttataccattagaaccgtctcatcgagacgaatcgaatggcggtaagatcatctctctacgattaatattggctgagttacgatacaataaagttttaagtataattttagccaaaattatgttaatttttggccggaattatgatatactaatataagaaattttttatatagtcacatctctttataatcaccaaatatggactgtcccaaatgtgtgactataaagagagttgactgtattcgTCAAACTCTTAGTTATAAAATGTACACAAATCGATCTCAAAACACATTTACGAAAGATTaccaatttatttcttttgaaatgCCAGATTTagtttattcataataataataaccgattttattcaataataaatcaaaacaattaattatatattattttaataaaatttattaaatttactaaaaagcagtcaataataaaaaatgaatatttcgtaataaatctatcataaaatgataaaatggataaaattttgtCATAAATCTATATAAGATTCAATCATTATGTTCGATTTGGGTATTATCATCAGTTTATGACTGCGATTCATGATTTTCAGCTGGAGTGTCTGGACCAGAAAAATCCGTATTGATGGGCATATTTTAAGTTTTGTATGTCCACTCCAGAGCATTTTTAGCGTATCATGAGGtgatataataacttttatcATCATAGTTTCCCCCCCTCGTTAATTGTACTGTCTGTAgagaaaatatataagtatCCAAGACGTTTTGAAGAAAATTGATAAGCTGCAAAGTCGTAAAgtcattaaaacaaataaaattaattgatgtttttaataaaatatgataaaaaaagattattataccTCATCAGAATGCCAACTCAAATCATAAacgataatttttcttttaccatCTAGTTGTTCTTTATCTGTTTCTGAGTCTTTAGGTGAATGGTAGCAAGTATCTTTCAGAATGTTTAGGACCTCTGTCTTATCATAATCTTTTACTCGATCATCATTACGTTTGAAAAGTGAAATAGCACCCTTAACTCTACGtgattttttctgaaatataACAAATGTTTAGTATCAATTTTGAAATGACAGTAAAAAGACAGATTCTACCTTACtcaatctattatttttatgcaGCTTTCTGTTATCTTTATCAATTACACCTCGctcaatatataaaagttgTGCTTTGCGATACTTGAATAAAGCAGCTAACCAATCATTTATTTGCTTATACAAAGGACTAAATCAAGGCTTCATAGAAGCAATCAATCGTGGTATTAATTGTTGTAAAATATCCGTGTTCATctcatttgtaaatttttcatcatatCTTAACGTTAATTCAGAAggtatcatttttaatattaccttCATTTCAgtctataattatttataaaagattcATAAGAaggatatttaaattatataaaatgcaAAATCTGTTGATCTAT encodes:
- a CDS encoding uncharacterized protein (SECRETED:cutsite_VSG-QQ; SECRETED:prob_0.9231); SECRETED:SignalP(1-24); this encodes MAKKLTPWFLITYTILVLCSFVSGQQTLPLPYKFNSSDQILVSFTTQKFTGASTQIFVNYTSAVALPGVTVSELWRVDRKGDVLVDAIFVDNVKRSRRRSWKEVPSSGSIYYVVFKYITTNSDNAFALGFIDQEPTE